A window of the Theileria parva strain Muguga chromosome 2, complete sequence, whole genome shotgun sequence genome harbors these coding sequences:
- the pph-1 gene encoding Serine/threonine-protein phosphatase 2A catalytic subunit alpha isoform, which translates to MQVAVDYYLNQVEITNLDSIINNALNCEFVSESEVVKLCEKAKEILIDESNILFIKAPVTVVGDIHGQLYDLKELFRIAGSAPNTNFLFLGDYVDRGYYSVESVILIVSLKVRYKHRVFIIRGNHECRQITQVYGFYDECLRKYGNSYIWKCFTDLFDFLPLAALIENKIFCPHAGLSPSIDSLDHIRKLDRIQEIPHEGAMCDLLWSDPEERTGWGLSPRGAGFTFGYDITKAFNQNNGLDLIARAHQLTMEGYQWSQDKNVVTIFSAPNYCYRCGNQGAILEIDEQLNFTFIQFDPSPEREPPIIPEITDYLLEDIKYIN; encoded by the exons ATGCAAGTGGCTGTGGATTACTATTTGAACCAGGTGGAGATAACAAATTTGGACAGCATAATAAACAACGCACTGAATTGCGAATTCGTATCGGAATCTGAAGTGGTAAAACTTTGTGAAAAGGCGAAGGAAATTCTCATTGACGAgagtaatattttatttattaaagcGCCAGTCACGGTCGTTGGTGATATCCACGGCCAACTCTATGATTTAAAAGAATTATTTCGTATCGCAGGATCCGCTCCAAACACTAATTTCCTCTTCCTCGGCGATTATGTCGACAGAGGCTATTATTCCGTCGAATCCGTTATTCTCATCGTCTCACTCAAAGTCAGATATAAACACAGAG TATTTATAATAAGGGGGAATCACGAGTGTAGGCAGATAACTCAAGTCTACGGCTTCTATGACGAATGCCTACGTAAATACGGTAACTCGTACATCTGGAAATGCTTCACAG ATTTGTTTGATTTTTTACCATTGGCGGCTTTGAttgagaataaaatattttgtcCGCATGCTGGTCTTTCTCCCTCCATTGACTCACTAGATCACATCCGGAAACTTGATCG AATCCAGGAGATCCCGCATGAGGGTGCGATGTGTGACTTACTATGGTCCGATCCTGAGGAGAGAACTGGCTGGGGACTTAGTCCCAGAGGTGCTGGATTCACCTTTGGCTATGATATCACCAAAGCCTTCAATCAAAACAACGGACTCGATCTCATCGCCAGAGCACACCAACTCACCATGGAA GGATACCAGTGGTCACAGGACAAGAATGTGGTGACGATATTTAGTGCGCCAAATTATTGTTACCGCTGTGGGAACCAAGGCGCAATCCTAGAAATCGATGAACAACTCAATTTCACTTT TATCCAGTTTGATCCTTCACCGGAACGAGAACCGCCAATCATTCCCGAAATCACAGATTACCTTTTAGAAGATATCAAATACATCAACTAA
- the GPD gene encoding Glyceraldehyde-3-phosphate dehydrogenase, with amino-acid sequence MDMIKIGINGYGRIGRSVHRAALLRDNIQVVHINDPSMTPEYVKYLLQYDSVYGKLPYTLLLEENFLLLNNTRVNLTFERDPGSINWTDTDVVLECTGIFKTTELSTRHLDAGAKLVIISAIPLDNTPLFVYGINHTNYDKSVRIMSNASCTANCLAPVVKVLHENFGVQEALVSAIWPNMARQNLIDSVPRPGEFARCGRTAGVNIAPVPIPAAEAVARVIPGLNGKLKGISFFVPVHAVAAVDLTVKLINPTTYDQICTAIKRASEGELRGILGYTEEQVVSSDFIEEKRSSVFDTKAGIQLNETFVKLVSWYHNEFGYSNRLLDLAQYVVQIYNS; translated from the coding sequence ATGGATATGATAAAGATTGGTATAAATGGTTATGGTCGTATTGGCCGTTCGGTGCACAGGGCCGCGTTACTGCGTGATAATATCCAAGTTGTGCACATTAACGACCCCTCAATGACGCCAGAATATGTTAAGTATCTTCTACAGTATGACTCTGTTTACGGGAAACTCCCGTACACATTGCTGCTCGAGGAAAATTTCCTACTCCTAAACAATACAAGAGTAAATCTAACATTTGAGAGAGACCCTGGCAGCATTAACTGGACTGATACGGACGTGGTTCTGGAGTGTACGGGCATTTTCAAGACTACAGAGCTGTCAACTCGGCACCTGGATGCCGGAGCCAAATTGGTAATAATCTCCGCCATACCATTGGATAACACGCCACTATTTGTCTACGGTATTAACCACACCAACTATGACAAATCTGTGCGTATAATGTCAAATGCAAGTTGTACTGCCAATTGCCTAGCACCAGTTGTCAAGGTTTTACATGAGAATTTCGGGGTTCAGGAGGCACTTGTCAGCGCAATCTGGCCCAACATGGCCAGACAAAATTTGATTGATTCAGTTCCGAGACCGGGCGAGTTCGCCCGTTGTGGCCGCACTGCCGGTGTTAATATTGCTCCAGTGCCAATCCCAGCAGCAGAAGCTGTAGCCAGAGTAATCCCAGGCCTCAACGGGAAACTCAAGGgaatttcattttttgtACCCGTACACGCCGTAGCAGCTGTTGATTTAACTGTGAAACTTATTAACCCAACCACCTATGACCAGATTTGTACGGCTATAAAGAGAGCGTCGGAGGGTGAGTTGAGGGGAATCTTGGGTTACACTGAGGAGCAAGTAGTTTCATCAGACTTTATAGAGGAAAAAAGATCAAGTGTGTTTGATACAAAGGCTGGAATACAGTTGAACGAGACATTTGTAAAGTTAGTCTCGTGGTATCATAACGAGTTTGGATATTCCAATCGATTATTAGATCTGGCACAGTACGTGGTCCAGATTTACAattcttaa